A single window of Euwallacea similis isolate ESF13 chromosome 32, ESF131.1, whole genome shotgun sequence DNA harbors:
- the LOC136418048 gene encoding uncharacterized protein codes for MFGSKLRVTEALCFLVLMCLGDAFPKSRSSYYYPKSYMVGGSFYANPRFAREGHPTLEYITPGQMTAMVVGDTVATNSFSGPSFIPSRTIVPAVPNQYNQASQEQFSEQTTEKQQFFPSISEPDTINETEPESISSEFSEPNSAKGGEQETLFSIEEITTEATVAPTTKASIITSTKAPSGVRKVKVGKARRPTATTSAPALPEEDEDDTSLPASWPFFGSERSGAPAYNAFFPVFINGGSPSSRSQTRSNGAQEETYPGSATAIANAFSTGKGGVATSHATAFGDPYAAAMLRNSGLFNIKTKSSRKLPVAVEE; via the exons ATGTTCGGTTCAAAGTTGAGGGTGACAGAGGCGTTGTGTTTCTTGGTGTTGATGTGTCTTGGAGATGCTTTTCCGAAGTCAA gATCTAGTTACTATTATCCAAAATCCTACATGGTCGGTGGTAGTTTCTACGCAAATCCTCGTTTTGCCAGAGAAGGACATCCTACCCTAGAATACATTACTCCTGGCCAAATGACTGCAATGGTGGTAGGGGATACTGTGGCGACAAATTCTTTCTCAGGACCTTCATTTATACCTTCTCGAACTATTGTTCCTGCAGTTCCCAATCAGTACAACCAG GCTTCACAAGAGCAATTTTCAGAGCAAACCACAGAAAAACAGCAATTCTTTCCATCAATTTCTGAACCTGATACAATCAATGAAACCGAGCCTGAAAGTATTTCTTCAGAGTTTTCTGAGCCAAATAGTGCTAAAGGGGGCGAACAggaaactttattttctattgaGGAAATCACCACTGAAGCTACAGTTGCTCCTACTACTAAAGCATCAATTATTACCAGTACAAAGG CCCCTTCGGGAGTAAGGAAAGTTAAAGTAGGCAAGGCCAGAAGACCTACTGCCACTACCTCAGCACCTGCTCTACCAGAAGAAGATGAAGATGATACTTCATTACCCGCCTCCTGGCCTTTCTTCGGAAGCGAAAGAA GTGGTGCTCCAGCCTATAATGCCTTTTTCCCTGTTTTCATCAATGGAGGTTCTCCTTCAAGCCGCTCTCAAACAAGATCAAATGGAGCTCAAGAAGAAACTTATCCAGGGTCAGCTACAGCTATAGCTAATGCATTTTCCACAGGAAAAGGCGGTGTAGCTACGTCGCATGCTACTGCTTTTGGCGATCCATATGCTGCCGCTATGTTGAGGAACTCTGGGTTGTTTAATATCAAGACGAAAAGCAGCAGAAAGTTACCTGTGGCGGTTGAGGAATGA
- the LOC136418007 gene encoding uncharacterized protein, with protein sequence MLAIKGIITFFFLLYLSFSTVALSWVYTAPRALFDLAGSASASASAPTTTASYITDFRRKTAKVTQLQEEKDDIGSFPEENDEEPNGENDNEASPNLLHKKIGKILTKLRLIAQIKNAYHNIPVKNDGFMEENTNTTSTKNDTKPVPTSSVNITILEHIQQIPATPKKSLKIGTEPPVEMDLEIEQINDKLVTNKKNEKLKEQEPSRLESLGIFFVELLGSIVGLTYGAVAQIAAGGQSPVTISTSEGL encoded by the exons atgCTTGCCATTAAGGGGATTATTACGTTCTTCTTCCTACTTTAT cTCTCTTTTTCTACGGTGGCCCTCTCATGGGTCTATACCGCTCCACGTGCTCTCTTCGACTTGGCTGGTTCAGCCTCAGCTTCAGCTTCAGCTCCAACTACTACAGCATCCTATATAACCGACTTCAGAAGAAAAACTGCTAAGGTTACCCAGCTTCAAGAAGAGAAAGATGATATAGGTTCATTTCCTGAAGAGAATGATGAAGAGCCAAATGGCGAAAATGACAATGAGGCATCTCCGAATTTATTGCATAAAAAG attggCAAAATTCTAACAAAGTTACGACTGATCGCACAAATCAAAAACGCCTACCATAATATTCCTGTAAAAAATGATGGATTTATGGAAGAAAACACAAACACTACAAGCACTAAAAATGATACTAAACCAGTGCCAACTAGTAGTGTCAATATTACAATTCTAGAAcatattcaacaaattcccGCAACCCCAAAGAAATCTTTGAAAATAGGAACTGAACCCCCAGTAGAAATGGATTTGGAAATTGAGCAAATTAATGACAAACTTGTCACTAATAAAAAGAATGAGAAATTAAAGGAGCAAGAACCAAGTCGATTAGAATCTCTAGGAATTTTCTTTGTAGAACTTTTGGGGTCTATTGTAGGGCTTACCTATGGGGCAGTAGCCCAGATTGCAGCTGGCGGTCAAAGTCCGGTTACTATAAGCACCTCCGAAGGTCTTTAG
- the ImpE3 gene encoding uncharacterized protein ImpE3, which produces MNSVLRLLCVSCIVQLCLGESNILRGLPSFEKAPKLSSSYIPAAMQVIAHDTELMKYVIKPAQSTASTTTTVRPTPFHNPAVFAPAAAPGPMEYYSKDNSDSRYVEAQQQPSGLNYFDRYNAFIPKENREQGKQLQDIEDVFNQADKYLGKSFVDFLRLANKVDLDFNVNDDENRVLELSKYFEDMDSSRNFQVLRQKKVPPTKAYVTLLSLYDLLNKEAKRLMLNRFSGYTSDVVTSLSNFSEFTSSYQLRSILNKVIESKEIKKTDVLKKIETLIVDLDDEDSYINTALKDIPPLVFTL; this is translated from the exons ATGAATTCTGTTTTAAGGCTGCTTTGTGTCAGCTGTATAGTTCAG CTGTGTTTGGGGGAAAGCAATATCCTTAGAGGCCTTCCGAGTTTTGAAAAAGCCCCCAAATTATCCAGTTCCTACATTCCTGCAGCGATGCAGGTTATCGCTCATGATACTGAGCTCATGAAGTATGTGATAAAACCAGCTCAAA GCACTGCCAGTACAACAACAACAGTGAGGCCGACTCCCTTTCATAATCCCGCAGTGTTTGCTCCCGCAGCGGCCCCAGGGCCTATGGAATACTATTCtaaag ATAACTCAGATAGCAGATATGTAGAAGCTCAACAACAGCCCAGTGGCCTAAACTACTTTGACAGATACAACGCCTTTATCCCTAAAGAGAATCGAGAGCAAGGAAAGCAGCTGCAAGACATTGAGGACGTTTTTAACCAGGCTGATAAATATTTAGGAAAGAGTTTTGTAGACTTCTTGAGATTGGCAAACAA GGTTGATCTAGACTTTAATGTTAATGATGATGAGAATAGGGTGCTAGAACTGTCCAAATATTTTGAGGATATGGATTCATCCCgcaattttcaagttttaagaCAGAAGAAAGTGCCTCCTACTAAGGCTTACGTCACGTTGTTGTCCTTATATGATTTGCTTAATAAAGAGGCCAAGAGGTTGATGTTAAATCGATTTTCC GGGTACACAAGCGACGTAGTAACAAGCCTATCAAACTTCTCAGAGTTCACCTCCAGCTATCAACTCAGGTCTATACTAAATAAGGTAATCGAAagcaaagaaataaagaagacaGATGTACTtaagaaaatcgaaacttTGATTGTTGATCTTGATGATGAAGACAGTTATATAAACACAGCTTTGAAGGATATTCCTCCATTAGTATTCACTTTATAG